TAGCGATAGCGCGGGAAGGTTGCCCGTAACCACAAGAATACAAACATGAAGAAGAAGGTCTTGAGCAACAGCCAATGGAAGCCGTCACTTAGAAGCAGACTTCCCTCGACCCACGCCTGCGGGAAGGGTGACAACCAGCCTCCCATGAAGAGCAAGGCCGAGAGCGCCGAGATGAGGATCATGTTCGCGTATTCGGCGAGGAAGAAGACCGCGAAGGCCATCCCGGAATACTCCACATGGAAACCGGCGACGATCTCGGACTCGCCTTCGGCCACGTCGAAAGGCGCCCGATTGGTTTCGGCGATCCCCGAGATCAAATAGACGCCGAACAAGGGCAGCAGCGGCAGCCAAAACCAGGTCAGAACGTTGCCCTCCTGGGCCGCGACGATCGCGCCCAGATTCAGGCTCCCGGCCGCCACCAGGACGCCGACCAGCGCAAAGCCCATCGCGATCTCGTAGGCGACGATCTGAGCGGCCGAGCGCATGGCGCCGAGCAAGGCGTATTTCGAGTTCGACGCCCATCCCGCGATGATGATGCCGTAGACACCGAGCGAGGTCAGCGCAAGGAGATAGAGCAGGCCGGCATTGATGTCGGCCAGCACCAGGCCTTCATCGAAGGGGAACACCGCCCAAGCGGCCAAGGCCGGCGCGATCGCGATCATCGGCGCCAACAAGAACAACGTCTTGTCGGCCTTGGTCGGGATGACGATCTCCTTCATCATCAGCTTGACCGCATCCGCGATCGGCTGAAGCGAGCCGCGCCAGCCAACCCGGTTCGGCCCGATGCGGACCTGGATATAGCCGATCACCTTGCGCTCGGCCAAGGTGTAATAGGCCACCATTCCGAGGAGCGGCAGGACAATCGCGGTGATCTTGATCAGGATCTGGATCACCACGGGAAGCGCATTCCATAGTTCGATCATCGTAGACTCATCCCGCCTCGCTGCCCGTCTCGCCATGCCATGGCCTGATCTCGACCGGGCCGATCTGCATGCCCAGCCCCTCGCTGCCGGTCACGGCCGCCGGAATACGCACACAGCCCATCGCAATGGCGTCGTCCAGGAACACGCTGGCCTCAACCTCGCGGCCGTTCTGGATAATCAAGACCGCCTGATCGGCATCCAGCCCGTCGGCGCGCGCCTGCTCCGGATGCAGATAGACACCGAAGGTCGCACCCTGGACGGGTGTGCGCT
The sequence above is drawn from the Thiocapsa rosea genome and encodes:
- the nuoH gene encoding NADH-quinone oxidoreductase subunit NuoH — its product is MIELWNALPVVIQILIKITAIVLPLLGMVAYYTLAERKVIGYIQVRIGPNRVGWRGSLQPIADAVKLMMKEIVIPTKADKTLFLLAPMIAIAPALAAWAVFPFDEGLVLADINAGLLYLLALTSLGVYGIIIAGWASNSKYALLGAMRSAAQIVAYEIAMGFALVGVLVAAGSLNLGAIVAAQEGNVLTWFWLPLLPLFGVYLISGIAETNRAPFDVAEGESEIVAGFHVEYSGMAFAVFFLAEYANMILISALSALLFMGGWLSPFPQAWVEGSLLLSDGFHWLLLKTFFFMFVFLWLRATFPRYRYDQIMRLGWKVFIPITIVWILVVALAVLAELPPWWSA